The Salvelinus alpinus chromosome 30, SLU_Salpinus.1, whole genome shotgun sequence genomic interval CATTTCTGTGTTCCAGACTCTGAGAAGCGGCTGGAGTGTGGTGGAGCAGGTCAGAGGGTACTATGTTGACTGGAGAATGCTACGCGACGTGAAGAGAAGGCAGATGGCCTTTGACTATGCAGATGAAAGACTACGGATCAATGCACTAAGGAAGAACACTGTTCTCCCCAAGGAGCTTCAGGTAGCCCACAATTATGCATATTGTGCTTCAACTATCTTTTCTGTGGTTGTAATGTTCAgaattttgtgttttgttgaataGTTTGTTGGGATGTCCTTGCCCCAGTATCTGTGCGTTAGAGATGCCGACGATGAGTATGACGTGTCTTCTCTAACGCCCAGGAAGTTTTGATTCAAACTCCCATTAGACAGcaacaaaaataatattttttaattACAAGCAACTGAAAAAAATCCTATTTGGCACCTCCAATCACTCATTACTGCCACGCACAGGTCGTAAGTTTACAACAGCTCTGTACATTGGAGGTGTCAAAGTGGCATTTTTTTCAGTTGCTTGTAAATTTTTGGAATTTGGCCGTAAAGGGAGTAAATTAAGATTATTGCCCAGTAAAACTCCATATTTGGTGAGTAAAGAATGTATTTTGACATTAACGCTAGCAGAGCTGTCGTTAATGAGAAAAGACACGTCATACTCATCGTCAACATCTCAAACGCACAGATCATGTTCTTATTCCTTTCCCCCCCCCTTATGTTGCTTTCAGTGCCAcactgatattgattactgcattgtggGGTTtaaagcttgcaagaaaggcttttcactgtacttgtgcgcGTGACATTGAAACTACTGGGGCGGGATGTCCTATGATAACATCAATTATAATTCAATTAATGGTAACGACAACTTGTTTGAGTAGCTTATGTTTGACGAATATTAAGCCTCCACTATTTTACATGACAAATAACTGTCCTTGCAGGATGTTGCTGATAAAGAAATCGCCGCGCTGCCACGTGACAGCTGCCCAGTACGAATCCGGAATAGATGTGTGATGACCTCACGGCCGCGGGGCGTCAAGCGCAGGTGGCGTCTCAGTCGCATAGTCTTCCGTCACCTGGCGGACCACAACCAGATGTCTGGAATACAGCGGGCCATGTGGTGATTTTATTTATCTcaatgatgtagtggtaaaaaataataataataggtgGTCATCGTTTGCAGTGAGTAAAGTAATGGTTAGTCATTGTCGGACGACCGGACCAACACAGTACACTATGCTGTGAACTCTGTTTTTCTTTTCCACCCCACTTTGAATTATGTTAATTGAAGGTTGCAACTGGCAGCTTAAAGGTGTCAACTGTATTAAAACAAATAAAAGGATGTATGTTTGAATCCCCTCCTGATTGACTTTTAATGAGAATCGGTGCTTTGCTGTTGGTGTTGTAAAAAGCCTTATGTCAAGGATGCTCCTGAGATAACTTATCATTTTCTATGTTCAATTAAACATTTGGTATTGCTGAGAGCTCACAGTGCTCAAATGAGGTTGTCCATTCACTTGTTATCATTCTGACAAAGTGCTTTCACTAGCAAAGTGTCTTTTCCATTATTGAATGTAACTATtcaatggctgcgtttacacagggaGCCCAATTcgttaaaaaaattatgtttcaCTAACTGGTCTTTTGAACAATAACATCAGGTAATTTCACAGATCTTTTTCACAACCAGTGTGGCTCACATTTATCCCTGAGACATTAActacgtttacatgcacaccagTGTCCCGTTATTATTTGGGATACTCAAGTATTCTGTTTTTGAGTTGACACATATAAACATCGTCCCGTTTACAATAACCTGAAAAAGCTTGTATCCTGGTTATGAGAAACCTGGATAAGATGCCTGGGATATGCTGATCTAAAACGGGATACTGTGGCATGTAAACATCTCATCCTGTTGACTGTTGTTTTTGCGGTCTGCGCAGGCTCAGTTGCACATAACAAATTACTGGACGAGCAAACAGCCACAAACTGAACACTCCCATGACACGCACAGGCCGTTATCAGAACTCTCCCATTCCATACTTCACTAAACAGATCAATGCACACCAAAGAGCCCAGGGCCTTAAAAATGCCTTCCTAAGAACTCTAAAGATGTATTTTCTAAAACTGCCAGCCCTAACCTTGTTGTCATAGTATTGTTGTTTtgtatacacagtgtacaaaacattaggaacatctgctctttccatgacagactgaccaggtgaagctatgatcccttcttGATGTCAcattttaaatccacttcaatcagtgtagataaagaggaggagagacaggttgaaTAAGGATTTTCAAGCCGTGAGACATGGTATGTATGCCAttctgagggtgaatgggcaagacaaaatatttaagtgcctttgaacaggctatggtagtaggtgccaggcacactgatTTAAGTgtctcaagaactgcaacgctgctgggtttttcacacttaactgtttcccttgtgtatcaagaatggtccaccacccaacatccagccaacttgacacaactgtggagtcaacatgggccagcatccctgtggaacgctttcgacaccttgtagtccatgccccgacgattTGAGGGTgtcctgagggcaaaaggggatgcaacacaatattaggaaggcatattttaaaaatgtattatattaaagctgcaatatgtaactttttgggcgacctgaccaaattcacatagaaatgtgagctatagatctgtcattctcattgaaagaaagtactgaacaaaaatatcaacgcaacatgtcaagttggcatgggtccccagatcctcaaaaagttctacagctgcaccatcgagagcatcctaaccggttgcatcaccgcatggtatggcaactgctcggcatctgactgtaaggcgctacagagggtagtgcgtacggcccagtacatcactggggccaagcttccagacatccaggacctatatactaggcggtgtcagaggaaggcccaaaaaatggtcaaagactccagtcccccaagtcatagactgttctctctgctaccgcacggcaagaggtaccagagcgccaagtctaggaccaaaaggctccttaacagcttctacccccaagccataagactgctgaacaattaatcaaatggccacctggactatttacattgacccccctttgtttttacactgctgctactcgctgtttattatctatgcatagtcactttacaaattacctcgactaacctgtacccctgcacattgactcggtacctgtaccccGTGTATCTagcttcgttattgttatgtcattttcttgtgttactttttgattttgagattttttttcttcactttagtttattttgttaatattttcttcactctatttcttgaactgcattgttggttaagggcttgtaagagcATGTGCATGTGACATATACGATTTGAtttgt includes:
- the mrps14 gene encoding small ribosomal subunit protein uS14m, with protein sequence MAAACRTALAGLNVFHSFCTPKQTLRSGWSVVEQVRGYYVDWRMLRDVKRRQMAFDYADERLRINALRKNTVLPKELQDVADKEIAALPRDSCPVRIRNRCVMTSRPRGVKRRWRLSRIVFRHLADHNQMSGIQRAMW